Proteins encoded within one genomic window of Alphaproteobacteria bacterium:
- a CDS encoding DUF1028 domain-containing protein: MAFLLLLARPALTTWSIVAIDTASGEVGSAGASCTASVGGIVAIVPGKGVVVAQAASNTKARQRAVAMLRQGYAPKEIVAQISDVWFDASRAQQQCGVVALARAGAPAGFTGGETANAHADLQAYGVSVQGNSMADSNFAQVMLAAYRQAHRNPAFRLADRLLAALEAGAKAGGGDKRCGRRQTATSAYLVVAKPGDAPNAPSLSLIIPGQLRGEANAVELLRWKYGK, encoded by the coding sequence GTGGCGTTCTTGCTGCTCTTGGCGCGGCCGGCGCTGACCACCTGGTCCATCGTCGCCATCGATACCGCCTCGGGCGAGGTCGGCAGCGCCGGCGCCTCGTGCACCGCTTCGGTCGGCGGCATCGTCGCCATCGTGCCGGGCAAAGGCGTCGTCGTCGCTCAGGCCGCCTCCAACACCAAGGCCCGCCAGAGGGCCGTCGCGATGCTAAGGCAGGGCTACGCGCCAAAGGAGATCGTGGCTCAGATCTCCGACGTCTGGTTCGACGCCAGCCGCGCCCAACAGCAATGCGGCGTGGTCGCGTTGGCTCGGGCCGGCGCGCCGGCCGGCTTCACCGGTGGCGAAACGGCTAACGCACACGCCGATCTGCAGGCCTACGGCGTCTCGGTGCAAGGCAACAGCATGGCGGATTCGAACTTCGCCCAAGTCATGCTGGCGGCCTACCGCCAGGCCCATCGCAACCCCGCCTTCCGTCTCGCCGACCGCCTGCTGGCGGCCCTGGAAGCCGGCGCCAAGGCCGGCGGTGGCGATAAGCGCTGCGGTCGCCGCCAGACCGCCACTTCGGCTTATCTGGTGGTGGCCAAACCGGGCGATGCACCGAACGCCCCCAGCCTGAGTCTGATCATCCCCGGCCAGCTGCGCGGCGAGGCCAACGCCGTCGAACTCTTGCGCTGGAAGTACGGCAAGTAA
- a CDS encoding CaiB/BaiF CoA-transferase family protein encodes MKLEGIRVLDLSLFLPGPMLTQMMADHGAEVIKVEPPGAGEPNREIDLKRDGTSVFFANTHRGKKSLQLNLKSDQGREIVLRLAETCDVMVEAFRPGVVERLGVAYEQVAARAPHIVYCSISAFGQDGPYVRRPAHDLATEALAGTLSVTLGGDGKPAVPGTATADILSSQMALSGVLMALLRRRDTGRGDYLDMAMMDAMMAALPNNMGEVLANKRQPVVKDQRPWGGYAMYGIYECGDGRFVVMGASEVHFAKNVLEKLGRPDLYDLCKPPPGPRQEPVRAYLRETFKSRTQAEWIEFFADVDCAFAPVQTLREAADDPQARHRGMIVEDHRGWEHIGIPIKFRDEPGQLSFELPELGQHNDEIVRGLGYGDDEIVAMRQNGVF; translated from the coding sequence ATGAAACTCGAAGGTATCCGTGTTCTCGATCTTTCGCTCTTCCTGCCCGGGCCCATGCTGACCCAGATGATGGCCGATCACGGCGCCGAGGTAATCAAGGTCGAGCCGCCCGGAGCCGGCGAGCCCAACCGCGAGATCGACCTCAAGCGCGACGGCACCTCGGTCTTCTTCGCCAACACGCATCGGGGCAAGAAGTCGCTGCAGCTTAATCTCAAAAGCGACCAGGGCCGCGAAATCGTGCTGCGTCTGGCCGAAACTTGCGACGTAATGGTCGAGGCCTTCCGGCCCGGGGTGGTCGAGCGCCTGGGCGTGGCATACGAACAAGTCGCGGCCCGGGCGCCGCACATCGTCTATTGCTCGATCTCGGCCTTCGGCCAGGACGGCCCCTACGTGCGCCGGCCAGCCCACGACCTGGCCACCGAAGCCCTGGCCGGGACGCTCAGCGTCACTTTAGGTGGCGACGGCAAACCGGCCGTACCGGGCACCGCCACGGCCGATATCCTGTCCTCGCAGATGGCCCTTTCGGGCGTGCTGATGGCGCTGTTGAGGCGGCGCGATACGGGGCGCGGCGATTATCTCGACATGGCCATGATGGACGCCATGATGGCGGCGCTGCCCAACAATATGGGCGAGGTACTGGCCAACAAGCGCCAACCCGTGGTCAAGGACCAGCGCCCCTGGGGCGGCTATGCCATGTACGGCATTTACGAATGCGGCGACGGCCGTTTCGTGGTCATGGGGGCGTCGGAGGTTCACTTCGCCAAGAACGTGCTGGAGAAGCTGGGCCGGCCCGATCTCTATGACCTCTGCAAGCCGCCGCCGGGGCCCCGGCAGGAGCCGGTGCGGGCCTATCTTCGCGAGACCTTCAAGAGCCGCACCCAGGCCGAGTGGATCGAGTTCTTCGCCGACGTGGACTGCGCCTTTGCGCCTGTGCAGACCTTGCGCGAGGCGGCCGACGACCCCCAGGCCCGGCACCGCGGCATGATCGTCGAGGACCATCGCGGCTGGGAGCACATCGGCATACCCATCAAGTTCCGCGACGAGCCGGGCCAGCTCAGTTTCGAGCTCCCCGAGCTGGGCCAGCACAACGACGAAATCGTGCGCGGCCTGGGCTACGGCGACGACGAGATTGTCGCCATGCGCCAAAACGGGGTGTTTTGA
- a CDS encoding CaiB/BaiF CoA-transferase family protein: MSLPLEGIRLLALERFGAGPYGSGSFADLGADVIKIEHASGGFDTAREGGPYFLGDHDSLYFQSFNRNKRSFSLDLKHDRGREVLGRLVASADGLIDNLRGDQPGKLGITYDALKADNPRLVCAHISAYGREGERSNWPGYDYLMQAEAGFLSVTGEPDNPPARFGLSMVDFMTGMTAAFALLAGIMAARQSGQGRDMDVSLYDVAMHQLTYPGVWYLNEGLVTGRVARSGHPYVAPSQLCRTEDGWIFVMAQTQKFWEILCQRIKRPELADDPRFKSYADRHENREELTAVLDEILSARSTAEWIEVFAGALPCAPVNDIAQALDNPFFVERGGIQTVDHPDRPDLKLIASPIRLDEELPGRPGPKLGADTDDLLRELGYDADEIAALKASGAV; the protein is encoded by the coding sequence ATGAGTTTGCCCCTGGAAGGTATCAGATTACTGGCGCTGGAACGTTTTGGTGCCGGGCCCTATGGCTCGGGAAGCTTCGCTGATCTCGGCGCCGACGTCATCAAGATCGAGCACGCGAGCGGCGGCTTCGATACGGCCCGCGAGGGCGGGCCCTACTTTCTAGGCGATCATGATTCGCTATATTTTCAGAGCTTCAACCGCAACAAGCGCTCGTTCTCGCTCGACCTCAAGCACGACCGGGGCCGCGAAGTGCTGGGCCGCCTGGTGGCCAGCGCCGACGGACTGATCGACAACCTGCGCGGCGACCAGCCCGGCAAGCTGGGAATTACCTACGATGCGCTCAAGGCAGACAACCCGCGCCTGGTCTGCGCCCACATCTCGGCCTACGGCCGCGAGGGCGAGCGCAGCAATTGGCCCGGTTACGATTATCTCATGCAGGCGGAAGCTGGATTCCTCTCGGTCACCGGCGAGCCTGACAACCCGCCCGCCCGCTTCGGCCTTTCCATGGTCGATTTCATGACCGGCATGACGGCCGCCTTCGCGCTGCTGGCCGGCATCATGGCGGCACGGCAATCCGGCCAGGGCCGCGACATGGATGTCTCGCTCTACGATGTCGCCATGCACCAGTTGACCTATCCCGGGGTCTGGTATTTGAACGAAGGCCTGGTGACCGGGCGGGTGGCGCGCTCGGGGCACCCTTACGTGGCGCCCTCGCAGCTTTGCCGCACCGAAGATGGCTGGATCTTCGTCATGGCCCAGACCCAGAAGTTCTGGGAAATTCTGTGCCAGCGCATCAAGAGGCCCGAACTGGCGGATGATCCTCGGTTCAAGAGTTACGCCGATCGCCATGAGAACCGCGAAGAGCTGACCGCGGTGCTGGACGAAATACTATCGGCGCGCAGCACCGCCGAATGGATCGAAGTATTCGCCGGCGCCCTCCCCTGCGCGCCGGTCAACGACATCGCCCAGGCGCTCGACAATCCCTTCTTCGTCGAACGCGGCGGCATCCAGACCGTCGACCACCCCGACCGCCCCGACCTCAAACTGATCGCCAGCCCGATTCGCTTGGACGAGGAACTGCCGGGCCGCCCGGGCCCCAAGCTGGGCGCCGACACGGACGACCTGCTGCGCGAGTTGGGCTACGACGCCGACGAGATCGCCGCCCTCAAGGCCTCGGGCGCGGTCTGA